The DNA segment aattaattattgttgataATAAGTTGGCAGATAATATATTGGtaccctatatttttttttaattaaattaagcaAAGGATCGGGTCGGGTCGGAGTAGGAACCTGATACCATGGCCTGGACCGCATGTTATAGCAAATATTTTGATGTGTGAGGATCCAGCACTAATAGCAACACAGTCATCTCCAGTTGCAATGTAAGAATTAAGGACTTTAATGTTGGTAGAACCAGAAATATCAATGCCATCGGTGTTGGGGCTTGTTCCCGGAGCAATGAGTCGCAGGTTAGAGAGAGTGCCTCCGTTGCAGCTTGTTAGAGTTATATGGCTTCTTGCCGGGTTAAGACTAGTCAATCCTTTCCATTGAAACCGGTTGCATCTATTCAGTGTTATTGCCTGTTGAGAACAGGGTCCAAAAACAAGTTTCAATCTATTTATCTTTTGGTAGAAACTCGCGTGCAATTATCTTTATACGGCGGTTCTCAACTAGCAACTTCACATGAAGATAACTGCACGtgaatttttttgtgaaaaCTCACCtaaagtcgacttcacgtgaagttgatacctaagaaccgttagatgaaaatttagtcaaatcagtcaaatcatctgacgattctcagatatcaacttcacataaagtcAACTGCACCATaattttcaccattttttttatttatttcgtaATAACAAATAATTCCACAGATAGATAGTATGCTTACTGTTGGTGGACGACATTTTGTCCCCTGCAAAAAGTTGTCATAAATAAAGAGCTCATgaaaatgtataaataaaaaaaaaagaaaaaataagtgattaattgaaaattgtaatataatttgaCATGTATAACTAAATTTTgatatagtaattttttattattattgcataGTGAGTTTttaccatttaaaaaaaaacagagaaattaaTAGACTGCTTACAGGTGCTGGATTTCCTAAGCAAGGCTGCTGCCACCAGATAGAGCCTCGACCATCAATTGTCCCTTTTCCACTGATAATTAGACCATCCACTGAATTAAACCCAAGCCACGTGTTTATGTGGGACCCAGCATATTCCGATTTTGTTTTAGGTGCAACTATGTTCCCTAACACCTGATCATGATAATGATATTATATACAGGTTCTCATCAGATCAACAGCaggggaattcaaatcaaaatggaacaaaatattaaaaggaAGTATGGACCTGAATATAGGTATACTTAGATTTGCATGGACCGTTGAAGGAAAGAGGCTTTAGCATGAAGGTCTTCCCTGCTGGTATTATAAGCTTAGATATATCTCCCTTGCTCGAGCACACTGCTTTCCACGCCTTCTCAAACGCCTATTTATATCTCTCTATTAATATTTGAGATAAGAAATGTAATTCAAATAAGGTGAAAGTtcggtgcagtcgacttcacgtgaagttgatacttgagaactgttaaatgatttgactgatttgactaaattttcatctaacgactctcagatatcaacttcacgtgaagtcgactttacctgagttttcaccttcaAATAAAGTTATTAGTTACCGGTGAATCGTTGGTTTGTCCATTTCCAACTGCTCCATATTGTAACACATTGAAACTTGGTGTCACGCTCAATCCTGTTGTAGCCACACTCAGAATTACTATAACATCCAACAATAACTCCTGGATCAAATAATATGTTAGTTGAATCAAGCTAATTAAGAATACATATATATCATGAAAATGTAGAACTTGATAACTAATTAAGATCGATCTCATACTCACCATTGTAATTGTCTTGGGCCACATGATGACACCTTCAACAGTCTTCTGTGTTATATGTATAAACCCCCTAATATCCTCTCCTATATATAAGGAAGGGAACCATGCATCTGCATTGTATTTGGACGCTGATTTTAGAcgttaatttaatttagctttctctTTATTGATAAAATAAACACTACTTACGTTCCAAGATTATTATTGCCAATATACGTACGTACAAGATTCTTGTTTAACTCTGTTAATGTTCTTTGGGTGTATTAATAATTGAGATATGGGAAAGTATGAAAAaccaatggaatatttgtataatgtgtacaatagaggtttatggagtattagagatataaccattagtgttatCTTTTTCCGTCAGTTGAAGTTTTTGGAATGAGTGATATCATAACACGGCATTAGAGCTCTAGATCCAAAAAgtcaagagttcgatccttAGTGAATCCAAAATCAGTTTAAGTTTGGAAAGTCCTAGTACTATGGgagatgttcattttataacTCAATAGTACACATTCTAGCGGGACTCAATATGGgaaagtatatatattattttatatgaagTAGGGTTGTGGAAAATTAAACTGTACACAAGCTAGTTGGAAAAACACATGGCCTAATGGAAATTAAGACATTATTTCCACAGTAAGCACATGAAGCAAATTACATTCCTACGTCTTCTTCTGATCTTCTACACAATAAGCTTCTTCATTTGCACTCAATACCCATGTAAGTAAACTTCAGTAAGTACAACATAAAAAGGATTGATATTGATCTACGGATCAAAAGAAATCGTCTACTTTGATTTCAAAGCACGTTTAGTTATCTTCCATTGGAAATAAAATTAACTACTTGTAAAATTTATTaccggaaaaaaaaaaatttgcctCCACCTAGGTTCCAATTGTCCTTGATTTCTTGCGTAGCAAGATTAACTGCTTTCTtgagtattatttttttttattttccttaataaaattaggaaagaataagataaaaaaagatgaagaatttTTATTGTACCTTATTGTATATTATAAGAGAATAATGCTATCTATTTATACTAATTActaaattgattttaaattttaaaattaaataaaataactagaATCTTTAAATGATTctgttaaaaaaagataaattcatCCTAGCATAAGGCTATGCCCTTcagtatatattattttaagataAGTTTTATTT comes from the Arachis duranensis cultivar V14167 chromosome 7, aradu.V14167.gnm2.J7QH, whole genome shotgun sequence genome and includes:
- the LOC107459638 gene encoding probable polygalacturonase At3g15720; the protein is MWPKTITMELLLDVIVILSVATTGLSVTPSFNVLQYGAVGNGQTNDSPAFEKAWKAVCSSKGDISKLIIPAGKTFMLKPLSFNGPCKSKYTYIQVLGNIVAPKTKSEYAGSHINTWLGFNSVDGLIISGKGTIDGRGSIWWQQPCLGNPAPGTKCRPPTAITLNRCNRFQWKGLTSLNPARSHITLTSCNGGTLSNLRLIAPGTSPNTDGIDISGSTNIKVLNSYIATGDDCVAISAGSSHIKIFAITCGPGHGISIGSLGTRGETDIVEDVHVYNCTLTETMTGVRIKTWQGGAGYARNITFEKIKFVRANSPIIIDQFYCPNRVDCQNKTQAIRVSDVTYKGIIGTSLMDEAINLSCDQNVGCYNIVLDRVYIQHAVPGRKVYSFCHNAHGTASHTKPSVKCLLK